A window of Variovorax sp. HW608 genomic DNA:
GGCGACAAACTCCTCGGGCGTCGAAGTGGTCGCATAGACGAAGTGAATCGTAGACATGGAGTGCCCTCACGCTCGGGCATCGGCGGTGGTGAACGACACCAATGCCTACCTCGCCGATTGCGGTTAGGGGCTCCGGATCATCCAGGCCCCCACATATGGCGTGGGGCCGGCGCTCGGCGATGGTGGCCCAGTCACGCTGTTCGAGGATTGCACGATCGACAACATCCCGGTCAGCGTGATCTATCTGCCGAACCGCCATCTCAGCGCCAAGGTGCGGGTGTTCATCGACTGATCGTCGAGCTGTTCGAGTCGAAGGCCACCAGTTCCTCGGGCCGGCCCGACATGGGTCCGCTAAGAGGAAGTTCGGCGCGTCGCCATCAGCTTGGCAGTCGATACCTGGACGACGTCGCCGCGCCGGGTGACGGTCTTGGAGCGCAGCACGACCCCGCCCCGTTCAGGCCTCGAGCGCGATGGGATCAGTTCGAGGACCTCGCTCTCGACATGCAGCACATCACCGGGCCGCGTCGACGCCTTCCACTCGACAACGCCGCCGGCGCCAACGATGCCGTTGGCGAGGTGAGGCTCGCCGGCCACGAACAGCCGCATCGTGATCGCGGCGGTATGCCAGCCACTGGCTGTTAGGCTGCCGAAGAAGGTGTCGCGCGCCGCATCGTCGTCGAGATGAATAGGCTGGCGTCGAACTCCCTCGCGAATCGATTGATGTCCTCGGTCTTCACTTCGTAGCTGCTGGTCTTGAACGTATCGCCGACCTTCAGATCGTCGAGTAGAGCGGGGACTGGGCCATGACTTGCTCCTCGTTGAGTCGGCGCCCAATGAGGCGCTGTCGTAACCAGGTGGGAATCACACTCCATCCATTGCTGGCATCAGCCCCCCAGCGGACGTCAGCCACCGGCATTCTGGAAGGGCCGGCTTGATAAATGATCCGTTACAAACGGTCGCGCATTTTCTGCTTGACATCGACCAACTGGGGGGCCATCATTCGTTCCATCGGATCCGATGTAATCGCATTCGATGCACAAGACCCTCCTTGACATCATCCAGCCCCTTGAAGGAAATTGAAATGAAGACCTCGAAGTTCATCGCTGCCGCCGCTCTCTCGCTCGTAGGCATCGTCGGCGCTCAGGCGGAAACCTACGAAGGCGTGCAAGCGCCTGTGTCAGCCAACCATCGCGTCGACGTCCGTGCCCAGGCTGTCATCGCAGCGCACAGCGAGAACCCGTACGCCGATGCCGTCTCCTCGCGCGTTACGCCCCGGTTGGTCGCATCGACCGATCGCCTTGGGGTGCGCTCCGAGGCAGTGGTAAGCGCCCACAGCGCGAACCCCTACGCGGAAGGCTACGGCCAGGGCGTCGCTTCCACGTCCGTTGGCGTCGTGGATCGCGCCGCGGTTCGAGCGCAAGCCTTCGCCGCTGCGCATGGTGATCAGCTCCCGCTGTAAGCACTTGACAGATCGCCTTCCAGTGTCATCGTACTCGGATGCGATACAAACGCATCCGAGTAATCTTCCAGCCCCTTGCAGTTGTCGTGGCGTCGGCAGCCTGCGCGGCATTACCGTCTTGGTTGAAACCATTGCCGCAAGCCTTACGCTGCGGAGAACGATGCGGGCACCGCTGAGGTGATGACCGGGATGGAGAAGGACATCCGCATCTCTCATTCCCAGGCCGGATTCCTGACGACAGCACCTCCGGATCGCCGCGAAGCCCGGAACACCACCTGATTTTAGATCCATCGCGATACGATCGTATGCGACCTATAATCGATCATGCACGGAATCGATCCCTGGCAAAGAGGACACAAATGAAATCCACCGACAAAGCAGCTCCCGCGAGGCGGAATCTTTCGGAATTTCTGTGTTTTGCAGTCTATTCTGCGAACCTGGCCTTCGGCAAGGCGTACAAGCCGATCCTCGATCAGCTGGGGCTTACCTATACGCAATACATCACCATCATTGCGCTATCAGAGGAAGACGACCAGACAGTCGGCCAATTGGGCGAGAAACTGTTTCTCGAATCGAACACGCTCACGCCGATCCTGAAGAAGCTCGAAGCCATGGGCTATCTGGAGAGGCAGCGCGATCCCGAGGACGAGCGCCAAGTACGGGTCAGTCTGACGAAGGATGGTCGACAACTTCGCGAACGATTTCTGAAAATCAGTCTTGTCGGCGCCACTGGCCTGGGTCCGGACGAATTTGCGCAAATACAGAAAGCGATCGTGGCGCTGCGCAGCAATCTCATCGAGTCCCAGTCCGCGAATGGCAAGAAATAGGCCCTTACCCGGCCTGCCCCGATCGACTGTTGCGAAGACCCCGGGCGAGAGCAAACCGGTTGACCCAGCTTGAGCCAACCTTGCGGCGATATACGGCTAGGGCGGAAGCGCGTGGACAGTCCACCAATCCCGTTCGAACGAAGATCATCTCAGCGCGCGCTCTGGATAACGAGGCGGCGGCAGAACTAGTCAACGGCTTTCAGTCGGGACGAAGCGTTCGACAGCTACAACAATACAAGCCTCGCGGTCCGTGCTGCGTTTCTGGAACGCATCGCGGATGGCCTCGACGCCCACGCCACGGCATTGGCCCAGCGTGCAGCACTGGAAACCGGCCTGCCGGCCGCGCAACTCGAAGCGGAAGCCGCCAAGGCCGCCACCCAGTTCCGGCAGCGCGGCGGTTGCGTGCCTCTTCACCCCGCTGGTGGCGGTCATCGTCTCGGGGCTCCCGCCCTCGAAGATCGCGTCGGCCACGGGCCTCAGCAACTTCGTGCGCATCACGGCCGGCGCTTTCGGCACCTCGATCACGACCACGCTCTGGGACAACCGCGCGACCCTGCACCATGCGCACCTGACCGAGTTCTTCACCTACGCGAGCCCCGATGCCGCGGATGGTTTCGCCGCGCTCGGGAAACTGGGGCTCGATGCACAGCAGGCCGCCGCCCAGCTCAACCGCTTCATCGACCAGCAGGCCTTCACGCGGGCCGCGGACGACATCTTCCTGGGCTCGGCTCTTCTGTTCGCGCTGCTGATCGGGGTGGTCTGGATGACCCGGCCGTCGCGGTCGTCGGCGCCGATGGATGCCGGTGGCGCGCATTAAAGCCTAACGAGGCTAGTGCAAAGTCTTCTCTGGGGCCACCCGCTCCCACACGGCACGCGCACGATCACGAAAACCTGGTTAGGCGGCGGCTCACCGCGTCACAGCAAAGCGTGCACGACGCGGGAAAAGGGAAGGCAAAGCTCGTGCGCGACAGCTTCACGATGCCCGAGTCGGATTTCGGTCTGATTGCAGTACTCAAGGACCGCGCGCTAGACTTCAAGCGCCCCGCCAAGAAGAGCGAGCTTCTGCGCGCAGTACTGCATGCGCTTCAACAGCTCACCGACGCCCCTCACACGACGCCTATCCCGCGCGCAGGTCTGACCCCAAGGGTGCGGGACGTTGGCTTGAATGCAAGAGGCTTGAGTAGCCCTCCCAGCTGTGCCTGCTCGCGTGTAGAGAGCAGTCGCGGCCAAGCGCAAAGTGCCGGCGCTCGGCATCCCGGGCTTCGACCGTCTCGAGCTCGCGCCTTACCTGCCTCACTGAATCGTCGTCTTCCCCGTAACGGGCCTTCAGGTCCTGCAAGAGAGTCGTCAATTCGCAGTGGTATCGGCACATGTTCTTGCTCCTGGTGGACGGACGAGAGGGCGGCGCCGGCAGGCGTGCAACATACTCGATGCACTGCTCGGAGACCAGACCGCTCTGTGACAAAAGTGTGTCAGTTCGCGTCCGAGGATGCCGCTTGGCGTCGTGAACATGGTAGCGCGAGAATTGCTGCATTGCAGCAAACCCGGATTGCGCGATGAAACGAAAGGCACCCACCGAACGCATCCCCGTGACAGACCAAGTCGGAAAGCGTCATGTCATCTTGCGATACGTGGAGGTGGAGACGAGTCCTCCCCCGGGGGAGCAGCAGACGGAAGTCATCGAGTACCGTCTCGAGGTCGGCCGCAGCGTCATGCGGACCAGCATCGACACTTTTCAGACGGCCGATGGCTTGCTCGTGCTGAAGGTACTGGAGCCGTGAGCATCGTCCTCGCGCTCACTTCGCAGTGGCGCAAACGCCGATTCAGACCTCAGCGCTCATGGAGCGGTTCAGGCGCTGGAGCTCCTGGGCCAAGCGCAGCGCCTCAAGGCGCGCTGCCTTGTCACCGCGGTGCATTAAAAAGAACTGCTTGGCGTACGCGTCGGTCAGCTGGGTCCAGCGTTCGAACAACGGGCTGAGGCAGTTTGCGAACTGATTCAAGGTCTCTATGGCTGGCATCCAGGCCGCTTCAGCTCTCGCGCGAGCAAAGTTGATCCAGATGCTCACATGCGCTCATGAAACTGTCATGAAATCGGCGCAGCATTCCACGAAGGGTCAGGTCCGAAGGTCTACCGGAGCAACCCGCCATGTCCGACGACACGCGCGCAACCCTCATATAACTGTCGCCGCGCCTTGCTGCTAGCCCTCGCCGTGGCTCTGGTGCTCTCTTACTTGTTGCCCAACTGATAGGTCGCGTCTGGCCGCGAAGCGGTCCCCCGCTCATTGCTGAGCGGCCATCGCAGGCGATCGAGGATCGTACCTAGATCACGCCGCCGGCCATCTGGTGGGTGACAGCGACCAGGTCCGCGATCTGCATTTCCGACTCGGCTCCTCCGGACGTCGCCGCGCGATCGGCGCCGCCTCCCCCTCCTCCTCCAGATCCCCCGCCGCCGCTCCGCCATCACCGGTGGCGAGTTCAAACTCGAATGAGAAAACTTCCAACTCGAGTGAGAAGAACCGACAGCTCGAGTGAGAACCGACAGCAAATTCCA
This region includes:
- a CDS encoding MarR family winged helix-turn-helix transcriptional regulator, producing MKSTDKAAPARRNLSEFLCFAVYSANLAFGKAYKPILDQLGLTYTQYITIIALSEEDDQTVGQLGEKLFLESNTLTPILKKLEAMGYLERQRDPEDERQVRVSLTKDGRQLRERFLKISLVGATGLGPDEFAQIQKAIVALRSNLIESQSANGKK
- a CDS encoding helicase SNF2; protein product: MKTSKFIAAAALSLVGIVGAQAETYEGVQAPVSANHRVDVRAQAVIAAHSENPYADAVSSRVTPRLVASTDRLGVRSEAVVSAHSANPYAEGYGQGVASTSVGVVDRAAVRAQAFAAAHGDQLPL